A stretch of DNA from Phaenicophaeus curvirostris isolate KB17595 chromosome 29, BPBGC_Pcur_1.0, whole genome shotgun sequence:
CCCCTCTCGTTTCCCCTCCTCGTCTTATTTCTGCTCCTCATCTCCTTTCCCCCCCTTGTCTTGTTTCCCCACCTCGTCTCGTTCTCCCCCTCGTTCCCCGTTCTCTTTTTCCCcgtcctcttttttcccccctcctctttttccccctcctcttttcccccctcctctttttcaccttcctctttttcctccctcctcgtTTCCCCCATTTCATTTTCCCCCCCGTCATTTCCCCCCTCCATGTTTCCCCTCCCGTCTCGTTTCCCCTCTCTCATTTTCCCCCATCTCATTTCCTCCCCCCTCCTTGTTTCCTCCCCCATCCTTGTTTCACCCCTCTCGTTTCCCCCCTCTCATTTCCCCCCTCCTTGTTTCCCCTCCCATCTCGTTTCCCCTCCTCGTCTCGTTTCCCCCCCTTGTCTCATTTTCCCTGTCTCATTTCctcctctcatttccctgctccttctttcccctcccatcTCGTTTCCCCTTctcattttcccccctctcatttcctcccccctccttgtttcctttccccctctcattttcccccttttgttTTCCCCCTCCGTTTTTCTCCCCCCTCGTTTCCTCCCCTCTCGTTTTCCCCCCTCCTTGTTTCCCCTCTtatgtttttctccccttcttgttttccccttctcctttttccccctctcgtTTCCCCcccttgtttttctcctttccccccccttgtttttctccttttcccccccagtTTTTCTCCGTTTCCCCcccttgtttttctccttttcccccccttgtttttctccatttccccccctggtttttctccttttcccccccttgtttttctccttttccccccctggtttttctccatttcccccccggtttttctccatttccccccttgtttttctccttttccccccctggtttttctcctttttccccctgGTTTTTCCCCGTTCCCGGTGCCCCGGTCCCTCTCCTGTGCCGGCGCCCggtgctgctgggagctgccggGGGTCCCTGCGATGCCGGTTGAGACGCAGCCACGGGACCTCTCGCCGCACCCCGACGAGCGCCACGGAGCCGGACCCGACGCTGCCCTCATCGCTTTGGGGGACCCCCCTCCCCAACTCTCttgcctcctctcttccccctttGGGGTAACCCCACCATTCTCCTTCTCGCAGAGCGGCTCCGGGCAGCGCAGCCAAGGCAGCTCCATCCCCCAGAAATCCCAGGCCAACAAATCCGCCTACAACAGCTACAGCTGGGGCACCAACTGAGccccccgcgcccgccgcccgGGCCCCGACACCAACCCCGCCGGCCCCCGACTCCGGAGGAGCCCGCGCGGCGCAGCTCGGAGCAGGACGCGGCGCCCGGCGGCTCCGCCACCTTCTCCCTTTTGTCTGTAATAtagaatttgtatttttttcttcttctttttccttttttttttttttttggttttgtttttttttgttttgttttctctctctctctgcattcGGAACCGGGTGCCGGAGGGGCCTTGGCTGGTTTTgactccttcctcccctctccccacctctCCCACCTCTGAAGGAGTGGAAGCCGCGGGGTGCCTACGGCGAACCCCCTTATTATTAGGAATACGAGCAGTAATTGATATGAACAGCATTGTAAGATGAATTAGTTGAAGTGTTTTTTTGTACCGTGTTCTAAATTTAATGGATAAATGTGTCTTGtatataaaaaccaaaaccccgTGCCGTCCTCGTCCTCTCATTTCCCGCTGCTGAGGGCTCCCTGGTTTCCGTTCTCCCTCTTTttcattctcctcctcctccctcccccctgcACGCTGTAATTATCTCCTgcttttggggtgttttggggggatttttgGTCTTTTTTGCAGTCCCCATCTTGTATTTTTGGGTTCAATCCAGTCCCCGGGCGGGATTTACTAAAGAGAATAAAGATCACAACGTGCTGTCTGGATTTTTTAATACCTTCTCAGCCTCCTGCCGTATTTTTGGCTctgggaaagaggggagggcagggggggcaACGCTTCCCTAGCCCTCCCCCCCCGGCTTTTCCTCAACgcttttctggatttttcctcttcccaggGACAGCATcgtcctcctcttcccctgcccctttCCACCCCCCACCCTGTCCAAGGTTTGGGGGTGATTCCAGCCTCCCTACCCTGGGGGGGTGAGGTGGAGGAGTCTCCgggaaggggagaggaatgGGGGTGAATGAGGCTGAGCCCCCCACACTCCCCATCGCCCTCCTGGAAGGGACTGaagagggggggtccccagggaggggaagaacgggtcctgcccttggggcacaacaaccctgagcagctccagcctaggagaagtctggctggaaagtgcctggaggagaaggacctgggggggttggttgaacaggagccagcaggggcccagggggccaagaaggccaagggcatcttggcttggatcagacctggcgtggccagcagggccagggaggttcttctccctctggcctcggccctggggagaccgctcctcgaatcctggggtcagtgctgggcccctccccacaagaaggatgttgaggctctggagcgagtccagagaagagcaacgaagctggggagggggctggagaagaagaggagcggctgagagagctgggggggttcagcctggagaagaggaggctgaggggagacctcattgctctctgcaactccctgagaggaggttgtggagaggagggagctgggctcttctcccaagggccaggggacaggacgagagggaatggcctcaagctccaccaggggagggtcaggctggacagcaggaaaaaatatttcttggaaagggtgattggtcagtgtccgaggctgcccagggagggggttgagtccccttccctggaggggtttaagggccgggtggacgaggtgctgagggacatgggttagtgattgatgggaatggttggactcgatgatccagtgggtctcttccatcctggtgattctgtgattctctgcaCGGGACCCTCCGCTAGCGGGTGCTGAGCCCCGCGATGCGCTGTAGGGGTTCGGGGGGGCCGCTGGGATCACACCGAGAGGCTCCGGGCTAAGCGGCGAGGGGGTCACGTTACCCGaaggcggggggggcggggggggcactCGCGACACCCGCGCTTTACGGCCGCCGCGCTTTACGGCCGCGTCCCGGAGGCGGAGGAGGCCCGGGATCCATGAGCTTTTACGACGCTTTTCGAGGCTTCTTCGGGTTCCCGGGGCGGGGTGGGAGCCGGTACCGgagcccccgccgcccccctccatccccgtcACCCCCCCCTCCTGATTTATCCCAGTTGCAGTCCCTCTGTCCCAGTTCCACTACCCCCCGgtctcccccttccccagcccggttccccgcctcccccccccgccccttaTCCTGGTCTCCCTGTCCCGGTTCCCCCCCTTTATCCCTATACCTCCTCCTTTAGCCCTATATCCCCCCCTTAATCCCTATTCCCTCCCTGTATCCCTATATCCCCCCTTTAATCCCTATTTCCCCCTTTTAATCCCTATTTCCCACCACTTTAATccctatttccccccctttAATCCCTATGCCCCCTTAAATCCCTATTCCCACCACTTTAATCCCTATTTCCCCTTATTCCCTATTTTCCACAACTTTAATCAGTATTTCCCCCTTTAATCcctatttcccaccactctaATCTCTATTACCCCCCCTTTAATCTCTGTTTCCCCCCCTTTAATCCCTGTTCCCCCCTTTAATccctatttccccccctttAATCCCTATTTCCCCCTTTAATCCCTATTTCCCCCCTTTAATCCCTATTTCCCCCCTTTAATCCCTATTTCCCACCACTTTAATccctatttccccccctttAATCCCTATTCCCCCCTTTAATCCCTATTCCCCCCTTAAATCCCTATTTCCCACCACTTTAATCCCTATTTCCCACCACTTTAATCCCTATTTCCCCCTTTAATccctatttccccccctttAATCCCTATTCCCCCCTTTAATCCCTATTTCCCCCCTTTAATCCCTATTTCCCACCACTTTAATccctatttccccccctttAATCCCTATTCCCCCCTTTAATCCCTATTCCCCCCTTAAATCCCTATTTCCCACCACTTTAATCCCTATTTCCCACCACTTTAATCCCTATTTCCCCCTTTAATccctatttccccccctttAATCCCTATTCCCCCCTTTAATCCCTATTTCCCCCCTTTAATccctatttccccccctttAATCCCTATTTCCCCCCCCTTTAATCCCTATTTCCCCCCCCTTTAATCCCTATTTCCCCCCACTTTAATCCCTATTTCCCCCCACTTTAATccctatttccccccctttAATCCCTATTCCCCCCTTTAATCCCTATTTCCCCCCTTCAATCCCTATTTCCCACCATTTTAATCCCTATTTCCCCCCTTTAACCCCTATTTTCCCCCCTTTAATCCCTATTTCACCCCCTTTAATCCCTATTCCCCCTTTTAATCCGTATTTCCCCCTTTAATCCCTATTTCCCCCTTTAATCCCTATTCCCCCCTTCAATCCCTATTTCCCACCACTTTAATCCCTATTTCCCACCACTTTAATCCCTATTTCCCACCACTTTAATCCCTATTTCCCCCCTTTAATccctatttccccccctttAATCCCTATTTCCCACCACTTTAATCCCTATTCCCCCCCTTTATCCCTATTTCCCCTCCTTTAATCCCTATTCCCCCCCTTTAATCCCTATTTCCCACCACTTTAATCCCTGTTTCCCCCCCTTCATCCCTATTTCCCCTCCTTTATCCCTATTTCCCACCACTTTAATccctatttccccccctttAACCCCTATTTCCCCTCCTTTATCCCTATTTCCCCCCTTTATCCGGCTGCTCCAGGTCTCAGCAATGTTTCCCCACAGGCCCCGGGACCCGCTCTTTGGCTCCGCGGCGTGGGAcgaggatgaggacgaggacgaggatgGCATCGCCCCAGGCCTGGCTGAGCCCCCCGAAGATTTCGGCTTCATCCCCAGCTTTGGCTTCGGCTTCAGCCCCAGCTTTGGCTTCGGCCGTGGCGGCTCCCGTGGCGCCTTCGAGGAGCTGTTCCGGGACATGAGCGAGCTCCTGGGGGCCCTCGGGGGGGCCTGGCCggctccccccccacccctgggTGCGGAGCGGGAGATTTGGATCTTTTTGGGGAGTGAGGAATAGGGGGGAGTGGGGCGTCCTGGCCTGACTCTCCTTCTCTttgccccccagagcccccccagcccagcccgcAGCGCCCGCTCCGGGATTCCATGTTGAAGCAGCCGGATGATCCTGTGCCCAGCGCATCCCCGGGAGGCAGCGAGGGCCGCGCGGAGCCTGCCTGGCGCTGGAGCCCCTTCCTGGGGGTGGGTGCGAGGTCACTGCAGCTGTCGACACCACCTTATTCTCCCCTCCCCGcgtcccccttcccctccccgcgtcccccttcccctccccgcgtcccccttcccctccccgcgtcccccttcccctccccgcgtccccctttcccctccccgcgtccccctttcccctccccacgtccccctttcccctccccgcgtcccccttcccctccccgcgtcccccttcccctccccgcgtcccctttcccctccccgcgtcccctttcccctccccgcgtccccttcccctccccgcgtcccccttccctccccacccctcgtGTCCCTGCGTGTCCCTGCGCTTCCCTCCCCGTCACCAGCTCCCGGCTTTCCCTTGCAGCTGGAAGATGCTCCCGCGGCTCCTGCCCGCAAGGAAGATCAAGGTCGGTGCCGGgcgtggggctggggtctcTGCAGCCCCTCGGGGCACGTTCCCAGCCCGTTCCTCCGCTGTCTCCCCACAGACCTCGACTCCCAGGTCTCCTCCGCGGGGCTGGGCACCATCCTGAGGCCGGACGAGCCCCAGTCCCGCTCGTACTTCCAGAGCGTCTCCGTCACCAAAGTGACTCTCCCTGACGGGGTGAGTAGCCGCTGCTGGAGGGTCGGTGGCCCACGGGTGAGCTGGGGATGCTCTTCCCGGTTGTCACGGTtcgtttcatttatgatttcagagcgCAAATAATTCAACGAGTCAAGGGAGTCAAATTTCAATCTAAACTGACGCTTAATTAGTTGCacccatagaatcaccaggttggaaaagacccaccgggtcatcgagtccaaccattcccatcaatcactaaacataAAGCGACTTATGGTaggaagagacagaaaacaaggaaagagatggggagaggagggaaggaaaaggggtttatAGCTACCACCACGGATCCACAGATGTCCGGCGTCTCTGGAGTCCTGCTGTTTCggtctttgatggaggtgatgCCATGGTGGGGGAGTCTTCTTCTGTCTTGGTCTACTGTTCCCCCTCAAATTCAGCTGCTCCGGAAGTCTCGTTATTAAtcctcctgtcttttcctccttgcttcatggatctttcacaatggtagggagcaaGGAGGCTTGAAGAcactctggactcagcactggtgagaacggtccttgaatcctggggtcagttgtgggcccctccccacaagaaggatgttgaggctctggagcgagtgcagagaagagcaacgaagctggggagggggctggagaagaagaggagcggctgagagagctgggggggtttaggctggagaagaggaggctgaggggagacctcattgctctctgcaactccctgagaggaggttgtggagaggagggagctgggctcttctcccaagggccaggggacaggacgagagggaatggcctcaagctcttccagggaaggttcaggctggacatcaggaaattttttttcacagaaagggtcattgatccctggcagaggctgcccagggagggggttgagtccccttccctggaggggtttaagggccgggtggacgaggtgctgagggacatgggttagtgactgatgggaatggttggacttgatgatccggagggtcttttccaacctggtgattctgtgattctaggtacaaaacatttttgagataaggaggtagttaggtacaaagcATTCATTCCATACCAGCTCTGGCCGTTTTTCTAAGGCATTTGTGATTTAGACAGTCAAATTCTGAGGCGAAACATGAGAAAACGTTGAGACAGAAATCGATCCTTTGACCGACTCTTCCACCAGTGCCCGGAGTGGAGTGTGGGCTGGTGGCATCTCTCAGGGTTCCGTGTCCTGCGCAGGTGGTGGAGGAGCGCCGGACCGTGCAGGACAGCCAGGGCCGCCGGGAGACAACGGTGACGCGCCGCAGAGGGGACCAGGCCTTCATCACCACCACCAAGGAGGACGGGAAGGGCAAGGACTACCGGGAGGAGGTGGTCAACATGGATGACCGTGAGTGTGGCGCTGGGAGGGCGCGGGGAGCGGGACGGGGCTCCTCTGAGCCAGCTCTCCTGCTCTCCTAGGGGAACTGGCGCAGTTTGCAGACGCGTGGCCGCAGCGAGACGAGCTCCGCGCTCCCGGGTTGAGCGAGCCCTCGTccgccctgggcagcttcttccgCCGCTGGTTCTCCAGCTGGTAGCTGCGCTGGGCTGAGCGCCCCGTGCGTGGGGTGGCTGCGGGATGGGGGCATCCCCAGGGCTTCCCGGGATACGGGGGGCGCTGCCGGCTCCCTCCAGCATCTCCTCACCGCTCGCTTTTGTTGCAGATGGGTCCGATCCTGCTGGGAGCCGGCGCCTgagtgttttggggtgcaggggagccgggggggggtGTGTACAGAGCAATAAAGTCTATTTGTGCTAACGGCAACCTGCCGGGCTCCTTCGGGCTGGAACCTTTCCGATTCAGAGGCCGTGACCGCAGGGTCTGCTCCGTGGGTGCCAGCACCTGCCAggttcagagaatcacagaatcaccaggttggaaaagacccatcagatcaacgagtccaaccattcccatcaaatactaaaccatgtccctccgCGCCTCGttcacccatcccttaaacccctcctcCCTGACCCCGTGCCCACCTCCCTCTCCGTTTTCGCTGCGCCGATGCCTCCCCTGGGCCGTTGTTGAGGGCCTGGGGGTCTTTCCAAGGCTTCTTCATAAGTGCAGTTGGGGCTTGGCCAGAAAACCTGCAGGGAAACACTCACTCCCGCTCCCCCTGAGCGAGATCTCGGTTCCCCGTGGCCTCTCCGGGATCCTGTGGGGGCTCCTACCAGGCCTGCTCGGCCCAGGAGACGCCACCGTCACGCGGTGCCCCTGTGCCCCACGCGGGACTCTGGTCCCTGCCAGGCGTCTCCCTGCCGTGTGGCCCTGATTGGATTAAAGTCTGCGTGTTATCACCCACCCCAGCCCCGGGGCTCATAAAATCGCAGGGGGAAGGAGCCGAGGACGAAGCTGCCGGCCTGACCGAGCTGCCACCGCTCCCCGTTGCCCGGCCGGCCCCATGGCCACCAACTCCATCTTGAAGAGGGCCCGGGCTCTGCTCCGTATCCGGAACCAGCTGGCGCGGGAGTGCCTGGCCGAGCTGCTCGCCGTCTTCGTGCTCATCGTGAGCGGGGCCGAGCGCAGGGCGGTGGGGGGAGCTGCTCTCCGTCCCTCGTTGGGCTTGCGGGGGGGTGTGATTTTTTGAGGTTTGGCCTCCCAGCTGGATGCTGGCCCTGCGGCCCCCTTGGCAGCAGCTCCGCTGCGATAAGGCCGCGGGCGCTGGGATGTGGCACCCGAGGGAGCGGTGCCGGCTGCCACGTGCCTTGACGCCTCCCGCCCCGCTGCAGGCAAAGGTTGCGGCCGCGCAGCCACGCTGGGGCCGTGTCCTGCGTCAGGCTGGCGTCACCCCTTCCCTCTCATCTCCCCAGGTTAATTAATGACTGGTAATTTATTCCCCCTGCTGTCAaaaccaccagcagcagcagcagcaaccacCTCCGCCAAAGCCAGAGCTGAGGGAACGGGAGCGGCACTGCGGATGGAGGGCAGGCAGAGGCTCCAGCGCAGCCCTTGCCTCGCTGCCTTCTCCAcccaggagcagctgcagggCCGTGCTGGAGCCAcgtccagctcctccagctgatCCCATGACCGTGTCCTTCCCCTCAAGCTGATCCCACCAGCAGTTCTGGTGGAGCCGtgtccatctcctccagctgatcccaccgggggctgcggggccgcgGTGGAACCGTGTCTGTCCTCTCCAGCTGATCCCACTAGCAGTTCTGGTGGAGCCGTGTCCATCTTCTCTGCCTGATCCCAATGCTGCTGTTGGAGTGGGCTCAGCACGGGGCCCTGGTGGAACcgtgtccttctcctccagctgatcccaccagcagctgcagggctgtgctggaaccacatccatctcctccacctgaTTCCATAAGCGTGTCCTTCCCCTCCTGCTGATCCCACCAGCGGCTGTGGTGGAGCCGtgtccatctcctccacctgaTCCCACCAGGGGCTGCAGTGGAATCGTGTCCTTCCCCTCCTGCTGATCCCACCAGCAGCTGTGGTGGAGCCGTGTCCATCTTCTCTGCCTGATCCCACTGCTGCTGTTGGAGTGGGCTCAGCACGGGGCCCTGGTGGAAccatgtccttctcctccagctgatcccaccagcagctgcaggaccGTGCTGGAACCacatccatctcctccacctgaTTCCATAAGCGTGTCCTTCCCCTCCTGCTGATCCCACCAGCGGCTGTGGTGGAGCCGtgtccatctcctccacctgaTCCCACCAGGGGCTGCAGTGGAATCGTGTCCTTCCCCTCCAGCTGATCCCACCAGCAGTTCTGGTGGAGCCGTGTCCATCTTCTCCGCCTGATCCCACTGCTGCTGTTGGAGTGGGCTCAGCACGGGGCCCTGGTGGAACcgtgtccttctcctccagctggtCCCACCAGCAGCTGTATTGAAGCTatgtggttgagtccccttccctggaggggtttaaggtagacgaggtgctgagggacatgggttagtgattgatgggaatggttggactcgatgatccgatgggtcttttccaacctggtgattctatgatttgtgtcCATCTCCTCCGCCTGATTCCACTGCTGCTGTTGGAGCGGGCTCGGCACGGGGCCCTGGTGGAACcgtgtccttctcctccagctgatCACGCTAGGCGGCTCGGCACAGACGCTCACCAGCTCCGGAACGAAGGGGAACATCCTCACCTCCAACCTGGCGGGTGCCTTGGCCGTCATGGTGGCCATCTACACGGCAGGAGGGGTCTCCGGTGAGGCCGAATAAAGGCTCCGAACCCCCACCGCCCTCCAGTTCCCCATCCTCGAGGACCTTCCACCCCTCTCCCTGCTCGGTTGCAGGAGCCCACCTCAACCCGGCCTTCTCCCTCGCCATGTGCCTGGTGGAGCAGTTGCCCTGGTGGAAGTTCCCCATCTTCGTGGCTGTGCAGACCTTGGGGGCTTTCGTCTCTGCCGGAGCCGTCTACGCTCTCTACTCCGGTACGGATGGACGTGCTGGGGGTGGCAGAGGCGATCTGCGAGCCCGGACAATgcagcacccccagatcccccacTCTGCACCCCGAGATCctccccctctgcacccccagagtcccccaggaccctcagagtgccccagcacctccagatCCCCCCTtctgcacccccagatccctccaTCTGCACCCTCAGaggcccccagcacccccagatccccccatCTGCACCCTCAgagtcccccagcacccccagatcccccccaTCTGCACCCCCAgagtcccccagcacccccagatccccccttcagcacctccagaTCCCCCCCATCTGCACCCCCAgagtcccccagcacccccagatcccccccaTCTGCACCCCCAgagtcccccagcacccccagatccccccatCTGCACCCCCAgagtcccccagcacccccagatcccccctcagcacccccagagtcccccagcacccccagatccccccctTCTGCACCCCCAgagtcccccagcacccccagatccccccttCTGCACCCCCAgagtcccccagcacctccagatCCCCCCAtctgcacccccagatcccccctcagcacccccagagtcccccagcacccccagatccccccacctgcacccccagagttccccagcacccccagatccccccatCTGCACTCCCAgagtcccccagcacccccagagtcccccagcacccccagatccccccttcagcacctccagaTCCCCCCCTTCTGCACCCCCAgagtcccccagcacccccagatccccccttctgcacccccagatccccccctTCTGCACCCCCAgagtcccccagcacccccagatcccccccaTCTGCACTCCCAGAgttccccagcacccccagatccccctatCTGCACTCCCAgagtcccccagcacccccagatccccccttcagcacctccagaTCCCCCCCATCTGCACCCCTAgagtcccccagcacctccagatCCCCCCAtctgcacccccagacccccccagcacccccagacccccccttcagcacctccagaTCCCCCCCATCTGCACCCCCAgagtcccccagcacccccagatcccccccaTCTGCACCCCCAGAGTCCCCCAGCACTTCCCCTGCTCCACAGACGCCATCCGGCACTACAGCAACGGGACCCTCGCCGTCTCCGGCCCCCGAGAAACCGCCTCCATCTTTGCCACCTACCCCGCTGACCACCTCTCCATCTCCAACGGCTTCTTGGACCAGGTCGGGCTTGGGCTTGGCTCCCCCGGCCCCATCCAGCGCGGTGGCGGCGGCGCTGAGCGCCTGCGCTGGCTCCCCAGGTGATGGGCACGGCGGTGTTGATCCTGGGGATCCAGGCCATCGTGGATACGCGGAACAAGGGAATTCCCAAAGGGCTGGAACCCGTGGCCGTGGCTCTCCTGGTCTTGTCCATCGAGGTCTCCATGGGTTCCAACTGTGGTTGCCCCATGAATCCGGCGCGGGATTTCGGGCCCCGGCTCTTCACCTACGTGGCCGGTTGGGGAGCTGAGGTGTTCAGGTGGGTGAAGAAAAGGTgtgagggtttggggggacaCCAATTCTGACCCCCACCCATTGTGTCCCGACCCCCCCAGCAGGGGCAACGGGTGGTGGTGGGTTCCGGTGGTGGCTCCGCTGGTGGGAGCCGCGCTCGGCTCCGTCCTGTACCAGCTCCTCGTGGCTTTCCACCAccccgaggaggaggaggaggaggagacccCAGCCCCGCACGGCGCCCTGGTCCTCGTCAACTCTGCCATCCCCCCCGACATCACGGGCTCACCCAGCGAGAAGGACGCCAAGGGGAAGCTGCCCCAGAAGACGTGACGCCAGGGACCCCCGGGCACCATTCCCCCACCCCGCGATCCCCGTTGCTCAATTAAACCAGCCCAGAGCTCCTGGGGCACCCGTGTCTGGAGGTGGGGAGTGTCTGCTGATGGGGGGAGGCTGCCCTTTGGGACCCCCGGGGCTCTTCCTGggaccccccagaaccccccatgtccccagacACTCCCAGGAGTGTTTTTGCaacccccacagaccccccccaagacccctgcGTCTGCCTCTGGGACCACTCCTCCAGGATCCCCCCGACTCCCTCGCACCCTCAGGTTATCCCTGCAacacccccaggaaccccagggCTCCCCAAGGCCCTGGAGCTGCCCCTGGGAGCCCCCTGACCCCCACTGGCTCCCAGAGACCCCTGGAGctgcccccaagccccctctgGCTCCCAGGGAACCCCCAAAGCTGCCTCTGAGACCCCTCTGGCTCCCAGGGAACCCCCAAAGctgcccccaagacccctctggCTCCCAGGGAACCCCCAAAGCTGCCTCTGAGACCCCTCTGGCTCCCAGGGAACCCCCAAAGCTGCTTCTGAGACCCTTCTGGCTCCCAGGGAACCCCCAAAGCTGCCCCCGAGACCCCTCTGGCTCCCAGGGAACCCCCAAAGctgcccccaagacccctctggCTCCCAGGGAACCCCCAAAGCTGCCTCTGAGACCCCTCTGGCTCCCAGGGAACCCCCAAAGCTGCCTCTGAGACCCCTCTGGCTCCCAGGGAACCCCCAAAGCTGCCTCTGAGACCCTTCTGGCTCCCAGGGAACCCCCAAAGCTGCCCCCGAGACCCCTCTGGCTCCCAGGGAACGCCCAAAGCTGCCTCTGAGACCCTTCTGCCTCCCAGGGAACCCCCAAAGCTGCCTCTGAGACCCCTCTGGCTCCCAGGGAACCCCCAAAGCTGCCCCCGAGACCCCTCTGGCTCCCAGGGAACCCCCAAAGCTGCCTCTGAGACCCCTCTGGCTCCCAGGGAACCCCCAAAGCTGCTTCTGAGACCCTTCTGGCTCCCAGGGAACCCCCAAAGCTGCCCCCGAGACCACTCTGGCTCCCAGGGAACCCCCAAAGctgcccccaagacccctctggCTCCCAGGGAACCCCCAAAGCTGCCTCTGAGACCCCTCTGGCTCCCAGGGAACCCCCAAAGCTGCCCCCGAGACCCTTCTGGCTCCCAGGGAACCCTCAAAGCTGCTCCTGAGACCCCT
This window harbors:
- the AQP10 gene encoding aquaporin-10 isoform X1; this encodes MATNSILKRARALLRIRNQLARECLAELLAVFVLILITLGGSAQTLTSSGTKGNILTSNLAGALAVMVAIYTAGGVSGAHLNPAFSLAMCLVEQLPWWKFPIFVAVQTLGAFVSAGAVYALYSDAIRHYSNGTLAVSGPRETASIFATYPADHLSISNGFLDQVMGTAVLILGIQAIVDTRNKGIPKGLEPVAVALLVLSIEVSMGSNCGCPMNPARDFGPRLFTYVAGWGAEVFSRGNGWWWVPVVAPLVGAALGSVLYQLLVAFHHPEEEEEEETPAPHGALVLVNSAIPPDITGSPSEKDAKGKLPQKT
- the HAX1 gene encoding HCLS1-associated protein X-1 isoform X2, translating into MSFYDAFRGFFGFPGRGGSRPRDPLFGSAAWDEDEDEDEDGIAPGLAEPPEDFGFIPSFGFGFSPSFGFGRGGSRGAFEELFRDMSELLGALGGAWPAPPPPLEPPQPSPQRPLRDSMLKQPDDPVPSASPGGSEGRAEPAWRWSPFLGLEDAPAAPARKEDQDLDSQVSSAGLGTILRPDEPQSRSYFQSVSVTKVTLPDGVVEERRTVQDSQGRRETTVTRRRGDQAFITTTKEDGKGKDYREEVVNMDDHGSDPAGSRRLSVLGCRGAGGGCVQSNKVYLC
- the HAX1 gene encoding HCLS1-associated protein X-1 isoform X1, which translates into the protein MSFYDAFRGFFGFPGRGGSRPRDPLFGSAAWDEDEDEDEDGIAPGLAEPPEDFGFIPSFGFGFSPSFGFGRGGSRGAFEELFRDMSELLGALGGAWPAPPPPLEPPQPSPQRPLRDSMLKQPDDPVPSASPGGSEGRAEPAWRWSPFLGLEDAPAAPARKEDQDLDSQVSSAGLGTILRPDEPQSRSYFQSVSVTKVTLPDGVVEERRTVQDSQGRRETTVTRRRGDQAFITTTKEDGKGKDYREEVVNMDDRELAQFADAWPQRDELRAPGLSEPSSALGSFFRRWFSSW
- the AQP10 gene encoding aquaporin-10 isoform X2 yields the protein MATNSILKRARALLRIRNQLARECLAELLAVFVLILITLGGSAQTLTSSGTKGNILTSNLAGALAVMVAIYTAGGVSGAHLNPAFSLAMCLVEQLPWWKFPIFVAVQTLGAFVSAGAVYALYSDAIRHYSNGTLAVSGPRETASIFATYPADHLSISNGFLDQVMGTAVLILGIQAIVDTRNKGIPKGLEPVAVALLVLSIEVSMGSNCGCPMNPARDFGPRLFTYVAGWGAEVFRGNGWWWVPVVAPLVGAALGSVLYQLLVAFHHPEEEEEEETPAPHGALVLVNSAIPPDITGSPSEKDAKGKLPQKT